A window of the Natronomonas salina genome harbors these coding sequences:
- the ftsZ gene encoding cell division protein FtsZ, which produces MQDIVNSALENAEKEEREMDTGDDASDFGDPRIVIIGCGGAGNNTVNRLYNIGVDGADTIAINTDKQHLQMIEADTKILVGKSLTQGLGAGGDPSMGERATEMAQGTIKEVLGEADLVFVTAGMGGGTGTGAAPVVSKIAKEQGAIVVGMVSTPFNVERARTVKAEEGLEKLRNEADSIIVLDNNRLLDYVPNLPIGKAFSVMDQIIAETVKGISETITQPSLINLDYADMTSIMNQGGVAVMLVGETQDKNKTKEVVNDAMNHPLLDVDYRGASGGLVHITGGPDLTLKEAEGIAQNITERLEASANVIWGARIQDNYKGKVRVMAIMTGVQSAQILGPTTQKQADASRQALDGVEGEDDFASTPPETNTSVNTGGTGGAFGETDGGRSEVEKNNGLDVIR; this is translated from the coding sequence ATGCAGGACATCGTCAACTCCGCCCTGGAGAACGCCGAGAAGGAAGAGCGGGAGATGGACACCGGCGACGACGCCAGTGACTTCGGCGACCCGCGCATCGTCATCATCGGCTGCGGTGGCGCCGGCAACAACACCGTCAACCGACTGTACAACATCGGCGTCGACGGCGCGGACACCATCGCCATCAACACCGACAAGCAGCACCTGCAGATGATCGAGGCCGACACCAAGATCCTCGTGGGCAAGTCGCTCACGCAGGGTCTCGGCGCCGGTGGCGACCCCTCGATGGGCGAGCGCGCCACGGAGATGGCGCAGGGCACCATCAAGGAGGTCCTCGGCGAGGCGGACCTCGTGTTCGTCACCGCCGGCATGGGTGGCGGCACCGGCACCGGTGCGGCCCCGGTCGTCTCCAAGATCGCCAAGGAGCAGGGCGCCATCGTCGTGGGCATGGTCTCGACGCCGTTCAACGTCGAGCGCGCCCGCACGGTGAAGGCCGAGGAGGGCCTGGAGAAGCTCCGCAACGAGGCGGACTCCATCATCGTCCTCGACAACAACCGCCTGCTCGACTACGTCCCGAACCTGCCGATCGGCAAGGCGTTCTCGGTGATGGACCAGATCATCGCCGAGACGGTGAAGGGCATCAGCGAGACCATCACCCAGCCGTCGCTCATCAACCTCGACTACGCCGACATGACCTCCATCATGAACCAGGGCGGCGTCGCGGTGATGCTCGTCGGCGAGACACAGGACAAGAACAAGACGAAGGAGGTCGTCAACGACGCGATGAACCACCCGCTGCTGGACGTCGACTACCGCGGCGCCTCCGGCGGACTGGTCCACATCACCGGCGGCCCCGACCTCACGCTGAAGGAGGCCGAGGGCATCGCCCAGAACATCACCGAGCGCCTCGAGGCCTCGGCGAACGTCATCTGGGGCGCCCGGATCCAGGACAACTACAAGGGCAAGGTGCGGGTCATGGCCATCATGACCGGCGTCCAGTCCGCACAGATCCTGGGCCCGACGACCCAGAAGCAGGCCGACGCCTCCCGGCAGGCCCTCGACGGCGTCGAGGGCGAGGACGACTTCGCCTCGACGCCCCCGGAGACGAACACCTCGGTCAACACCGGCGGCACCGGCGGCGCCTTCGGCGAGACCGACGGCGGGCGCTCCGAGGTCGAGAAGAACAACGGCCTCGACGTCATCCGGTAA
- a CDS encoding ribbon-helix-helix domain-containing protein, which yields MERVTLRIPKQQIEEVERMVDTGEFPNRSEAIRSAVREMLNEQDGEQREQNRPFARV from the coding sequence ATGGAGCGTGTCACACTACGGATTCCGAAGCAGCAGATCGAAGAGGTCGAACGCATGGTCGATACGGGCGAGTTCCCGAATCGGAGCGAAGCGATTCGCTCGGCCGTGCGGGAGATGTTGAACGAACAGGACGGGGAACAGCGGGAGCAGAACCGCCCGTTCGCCAGGGTGTAG
- a CDS encoding double zinc ribbon domain-containing protein, giving the protein MSKITFRADDDLIRQLEEYDASKSEVMREALRAYLGEDGETGANGPENGVNEGVDAQESLDDLVAERVDAVLADRLEGAFTPQQPQDVNVNITLDGDGAAVGGGDDAGRKTGADEREPAAEEPSNACKQCGEQLSDSDVYCSNCGEKASHRVFCECGDELRSDWGFCPSCGRRTPAADVLHDS; this is encoded by the coding sequence ATGAGCAAGATCACGTTCCGGGCGGACGACGACCTCATTCGCCAACTCGAGGAGTACGACGCCTCGAAGAGCGAGGTCATGCGCGAGGCGCTCCGGGCGTATCTGGGGGAGGACGGGGAAACGGGCGCAAACGGCCCCGAGAACGGCGTAAACGAGGGTGTCGACGCCCAGGAGTCCCTCGACGACCTCGTCGCCGAGCGGGTCGACGCCGTGCTCGCGGACCGCCTCGAGGGCGCGTTTACGCCGCAGCAGCCGCAGGACGTGAACGTAAACATCACGCTGGACGGGGACGGGGCGGCCGTCGGCGGGGGTGACGACGCCGGACGTAAGACAGGCGCGGACGAGCGCGAGCCTGCGGCCGAGGAGCCGTCCAACGCGTGTAAACAGTGCGGAGAGCAGCTGTCCGACTCGGACGTCTACTGCTCGAACTGCGGCGAGAAGGCCTCCCACAGGGTGTTCTGCGAGTGCGGCGACGAGCTCCGGTCCGACTGGGGGTTCTGCCCCAGCTGCGGGCGTCGGACGCCCGCTGCGGACGTGTTGCACGATTCGTAA
- a CDS encoding DUF7344 domain-containing protein, producing MDPPNNLDEILTALANRRRRYALYHLREEEILELEALARRVAAWEADSPPDEVADDEVRRLRVEFHHEHVGVFREAACIEYDDRSGVVRYRDPPEPLPALLDVFSDLEHPDGE from the coding sequence ATGGATCCACCGAACAACCTCGACGAGATACTCACCGCGCTGGCGAACCGACGCCGTCGGTACGCCCTCTATCACCTCCGCGAGGAGGAGATCCTCGAACTCGAGGCGCTCGCTCGCCGCGTCGCCGCGTGGGAGGCCGACAGCCCCCCGGACGAGGTCGCCGACGACGAGGTGCGGCGCCTGCGCGTCGAGTTCCACCACGAACACGTCGGCGTCTTCCGCGAGGCGGCGTGCATCGAGTACGACGACCGCAGCGGCGTGGTCCGCTACCGCGACCCGCCGGAGCCGCTCCCGGCGCTTCTCGACGTCTTCTCGGACCTGGAACATCCGGACGGCGAGTAG
- a CDS encoding metal-dependent hydrolase produces the protein MWSIAVPNQLVRTLIHLGADVEDVEPIGHLALALLFALPAWILWDGRTGAAFVGFVLAMSTIPDIDIVLMRQGFPIKHHGVTHTLAFIVVLAVVAGVVAVAVLKPTLQRWWRLTEEETVQKGTIELFVVGGLILGGVSHLLGDMVAGDGYEPIEPLWPLVQAPIEFPVAHYTSPWLNGVLLAVAVTLHLGVLASGAFPLEHRFRHWRAGLTDGGTGNSSD, from the coding sequence ATGTGGTCCATCGCCGTCCCTAACCAACTAGTCAGGACGCTCATCCATCTGGGCGCCGACGTCGAGGACGTGGAACCCATCGGTCACCTTGCCCTGGCACTCCTGTTCGCGTTGCCCGCGTGGATCCTCTGGGACGGCCGCACCGGCGCCGCGTTCGTCGGCTTCGTGCTGGCGATGTCGACCATCCCCGACATCGACATCGTGCTGATGCGGCAGGGGTTCCCGATCAAACACCACGGCGTGACGCACACGCTCGCGTTCATCGTCGTCCTCGCCGTCGTCGCGGGGGTCGTCGCGGTGGCGGTGCTGAAGCCCACCCTACAGCGCTGGTGGCGACTCACCGAGGAGGAGACCGTCCAGAAGGGGACCATCGAGCTGTTCGTCGTCGGCGGGCTGATACTCGGCGGCGTGAGCCACCTCCTGGGTGACATGGTCGCCGGCGACGGTTACGAGCCCATCGAACCCCTGTGGCCGCTCGTCCAGGCCCCGATCGAGTTCCCCGTCGCCCACTACACGTCGCCGTGGCTGAACGGCGTGCTCCTCGCCGTCGCCGTGACGCTGCACCTCGGGGTGCTCGCCTCCGGGGCGTTCCCGCTGGAACACCGGTTCCGGCACTGGCGAGCGGGACTGACCGACGGCGGTACCGGAAACAGTTCCGATTGA
- a CDS encoding alpha/beta hydrolase family protein — protein sequence MAESHDVQVEGGESVAAVHHGASAASDDWLFFCHGFRSDKSGSYERRCERAVEEGYRAVRFDFRGSGESDRAFVDATLSSRIADLRAVLDYFDPEAYALFGSSFGAKVALHAACEGPSGANTSGHDRLRAVVGRAPLTYNRAFEEYRDLVAEAGTLQIDDDHAIDEGFFEDFDRYDFVDVAAGVDVPVALFHGTDDASVPLTDSLEAAAALETDVLLQKYRGEGHVFSEAAEARLLCQTFDWLATV from the coding sequence ATGGCCGAGTCACACGACGTCCAAGTCGAGGGCGGGGAGTCCGTCGCCGCAGTCCACCACGGCGCGAGCGCCGCGTCCGACGACTGGCTGTTCTTCTGTCACGGGTTCCGCAGCGACAAGTCGGGGAGCTACGAGCGCCGCTGCGAGCGGGCCGTCGAGGAGGGCTACCGGGCCGTGCGGTTCGACTTCCGCGGCAGCGGCGAGTCCGACCGCGCCTTCGTCGACGCGACGCTGAGCAGCCGCATCGCCGACCTCCGGGCGGTCCTCGACTACTTCGACCCCGAGGCGTACGCGCTGTTCGGCTCCAGTTTCGGCGCGAAGGTCGCGCTGCACGCCGCCTGCGAGGGTCCGAGTGGAGCGAACACCTCCGGTCACGACCGCCTCCGGGCCGTCGTCGGGCGGGCGCCCCTCACCTACAACCGCGCGTTCGAGGAGTACCGCGATCTCGTCGCCGAGGCGGGGACGCTCCAGATAGACGACGACCACGCGATCGACGAGGGGTTCTTCGAGGACTTCGACCGCTACGACTTCGTCGACGTCGCCGCCGGCGTCGACGTCCCGGTCGCGCTCTTCCACGGCACCGACGACGCGTCGGTCCCCCTGACCGACAGTCTCGAGGCCGCCGCGGCGCTGGAGACCGACGTCCTCCTCCAGAAGTACCGCGGCGAGGGCCACGTCTTCTCCGAGGCCGCCGAGGCGCGGCTGCTGTGCCAGACCTTCGACTGGCTGGCCACCGTCTAG
- a CDS encoding PAS domain S-box protein: MSTGIRVLHVDDDDLFRDLATRHLEREGLDVTTVGGASSALDALEEVDVDCVVSDFDMPGADGLELLEAVRERDPDLPFVLFTGKGSEEIASEAISAGVTDYLQKETNSDQFALLANRIERAVTERRTEEALEESERMLSTLVSNLPGVVYRCRNEPGWPMEYVGGNVEEVTGYEANDFLDGDVSWGELIVEEDREEMWETTQRALEAREAFEVTYRITDADGETRWLREQGQGVFAAEDADEPVALEGFITDVTGRKRRERELVEYDRLVDAMGDPVYTTDAAGRITTFNERAEAVTGYDADDLLGEHVSTLLSREDIERGEAVIRELLGSDDGTATYELAVRTADGDEIDLENHVALLTHDGEFHGTIGVLRSRTDRTDNRLRRLHDATRKLMGETDPERIAELTVEAAREILELPVASVRFAREDALELVAVTEPTVDTMGERPPFPVDDSVAGEVFRAGEPRVEPDLHALEKPIDPGAARSAAYFPLGEHGVFIAAATERDAFDEGDIRLATVLAANAEAALDRAHKEAALRRERDDLAALFENIPDPTVETLMAGGRPIVQRVNPAFEDVFGYSNEEIHGADLDDFIVPEEHRDVAREHNERIEGGDGFHDEVRRLADDGLRDFILHVVPHDVGEASTRGYAIYTDITDQKQRERKLERQNERLDQFASVVSHDLRNPLSVARGRLDLAEMTGEAEHFEAVERAHDRMDELINGLLALARQGELANDPIPVDVENAAETAWDTAETGDLALSLDDPPTVDADPDRLRQLLENVFRNADQHGGDGASTVTVGSLPNGDGFYVADDGEGIPEAERETVLQSGYSGADGTGFGLAIAETIAEAHGWRIAVTESDEGGARFEFRDDPALDGD; this comes from the coding sequence GTGTCTACGGGGATCCGGGTACTGCACGTGGACGACGACGACCTCTTCCGCGACCTCGCGACCCGCCACCTGGAGCGGGAGGGGCTGGACGTCACCACGGTCGGCGGCGCGTCGTCGGCCCTCGACGCCCTCGAGGAGGTCGACGTCGACTGCGTCGTCTCGGACTTCGACATGCCCGGCGCCGACGGCCTCGAGTTGCTCGAGGCCGTCCGGGAGCGGGACCCCGACCTCCCGTTCGTCCTCTTCACCGGCAAGGGCAGCGAGGAGATCGCCAGCGAGGCCATCAGCGCCGGCGTCACCGACTACCTCCAGAAGGAGACCAACAGCGACCAGTTCGCGCTGCTGGCCAACCGCATCGAGCGGGCGGTGACCGAGCGGCGGACCGAGGAGGCCCTCGAGGAGAGCGAGCGGATGCTCTCGACGCTCGTCTCGAACCTCCCGGGCGTCGTCTACCGCTGCCGGAACGAGCCCGGCTGGCCGATGGAGTACGTCGGCGGCAACGTCGAGGAGGTCACCGGCTACGAGGCGAACGACTTCCTCGACGGCGACGTCTCGTGGGGCGAGCTCATCGTCGAGGAGGACCGCGAGGAGATGTGGGAGACGACCCAGCGCGCCCTCGAGGCCCGCGAGGCCTTCGAGGTGACCTACCGGATCACCGACGCCGACGGCGAGACGCGGTGGCTGCGCGAGCAGGGCCAGGGCGTCTTCGCCGCCGAGGACGCCGACGAGCCGGTCGCCCTCGAGGGGTTCATCACCGACGTGACCGGCCGCAAGCGCCGCGAGCGCGAACTCGTCGAGTACGACCGCCTGGTCGACGCGATGGGCGACCCGGTGTACACGACCGACGCGGCGGGCCGCATCACGACGTTCAACGAGCGCGCGGAGGCGGTGACCGGCTACGACGCCGACGACCTCCTCGGCGAGCACGTCTCGACGCTGCTCTCCCGGGAGGACATCGAGCGCGGGGAGGCGGTCATCCGCGAGCTGCTCGGCAGCGACGACGGGACCGCGACCTACGAGCTCGCCGTCCGGACGGCCGACGGCGACGAGATCGACCTGGAGAACCACGTGGCGCTGCTCACCCACGACGGCGAGTTCCACGGGACCATCGGCGTCCTCCGGAGCCGGACTGACCGCACCGACAACCGGCTCCGCCGGCTCCACGACGCCACCCGGAAGCTGATGGGCGAGACCGACCCGGAGCGGATCGCCGAGCTGACCGTCGAGGCCGCCCGGGAGATCCTCGAGCTCCCGGTCGCCTCCGTCCGGTTCGCACGGGAGGACGCCTTGGAGCTGGTCGCCGTGACCGAGCCGACCGTCGACACGATGGGCGAGCGTCCCCCGTTCCCCGTCGACGACAGCGTCGCCGGCGAGGTCTTCCGGGCGGGCGAGCCCCGGGTCGAACCGGACCTGCACGCCCTCGAGAAACCGATCGACCCCGGCGCGGCGCGCTCTGCGGCGTACTTCCCGCTCGGCGAGCACGGCGTCTTCATCGCGGCCGCGACGGAACGCGACGCCTTCGACGAGGGCGACATCCGGCTGGCGACCGTCCTGGCGGCCAACGCCGAGGCCGCCCTCGACCGGGCGCACAAGGAGGCGGCGCTCCGCCGCGAGCGCGACGACCTCGCCGCCCTCTTCGAGAACATCCCCGACCCCACCGTCGAGACGCTCATGGCCGGCGGCCGGCCCATCGTCCAGCGGGTCAACCCCGCCTTCGAGGACGTCTTCGGCTACTCGAACGAGGAGATCCACGGGGCGGACCTCGACGACTTCATCGTCCCCGAGGAGCACCGCGACGTCGCCCGCGAGCACAACGAGCGCATCGAGGGCGGCGACGGGTTCCACGACGAGGTCCGCCGCCTCGCCGACGACGGCCTCCGGGACTTCATCCTCCACGTCGTCCCCCACGACGTCGGCGAGGCGTCCACGCGCGGCTACGCCATCTACACCGACATCACCGACCAGAAGCAGCGCGAGCGGAAGCTCGAGCGGCAGAACGAGCGGCTCGACCAGTTCGCCAGCGTCGTCAGCCACGACCTCCGGAACCCCCTGTCGGTCGCCCGGGGGCGCCTCGACCTCGCGGAGATGACCGGCGAGGCCGAGCACTTCGAGGCCGTCGAGCGCGCCCACGACCGGATGGACGAGCTCATCAACGGCCTGCTCGCGCTCGCCCGGCAGGGGGAACTCGCGAACGACCCCATCCCGGTCGACGTCGAGAACGCCGCCGAGACCGCCTGGGACACCGCCGAGACGGGCGACCTCGCCCTCTCGCTCGACGACCCACCGACGGTCGACGCCGACCCCGACCGCCTGCGCCAGCTGCTGGAGAACGTCTTCCGGAACGCCGACCAGCACGGCGGCGACGGCGCCTCGACGGTCACCGTCGGGTCGCTCCCGAACGGCGACGGCTTCTACGTCGCCGACGACGGCGAGGGCATCCCGGAGGCCGAGCGGGAGACGGTCCTGCAGTCGGGGTACTCCGGGGCCGACGGCACCGGGTTCGGCCTCGCCATCGCCGAGACCATCGCGGAGGCCCACGGCTGGCGCATCGCCGTCACCGAGAGCGACGAAGGCGGCGCCCGCTTCGAGTTCCGCGACGACCCGGCGCTAGACGGCGACTGA
- a CDS encoding cytochrome P450 translates to MSVPSGDAAGERDRTKEAAEPGAGDDGGELPTEIPPGPRGLPLVGNAHSLVRDPEAFFEEMSGYGDVVSYSLPRLQFCTVLHPDLIGRVLLTDFEQFGKYGFEDLGGEFASEGLLLTEGEQWRRQREAVQGAFTMEQIGSYAGAMTRYADELVADWDDGQAVVLNEAFSELTLQVLAHSLFDIELGAEAALVTEFAETLNARGSLDGVSTFLPMWLPTPENRRYKRVLSEFREFVERLIEERRGRADEYDDVLSTLLTAEDEAGRTMSDVELRDQMATFLFAGHETTSLALTYAVLQVAQHGDVRDRLDAEYADVLGGDRPTVADVRALDYTERVVKETLRLYPPAFITFREAREDVELGGYRIPAGTKLTLPQFFVHTDDRWYDDPEAFDPDRWTDGFEESLPDFAYFPFGGGPRHCIGMRFAMLELQTVLPTVLQRVEFDLLSDPDPELDMAITLHTEEPVRARVRTR, encoded by the coding sequence ATGTCCGTTCCGAGCGGCGACGCGGCGGGGGAGCGCGACCGGACGAAGGAGGCGGCGGAGCCGGGAGCGGGTGACGACGGAGGGGAACTACCGACGGAGATTCCGCCGGGGCCCAGGGGGCTGCCGCTGGTGGGGAACGCCCACTCGCTGGTCCGCGATCCGGAGGCCTTCTTCGAGGAGATGTCGGGGTACGGCGACGTGGTCAGCTACAGCCTCCCGCGGCTGCAGTTCTGTACGGTGCTGCACCCGGACCTGATCGGGCGGGTGCTGCTGACCGACTTCGAGCAGTTCGGCAAGTACGGCTTCGAGGACCTGGGCGGCGAGTTCGCCAGCGAGGGGCTGCTGCTGACCGAAGGCGAGCAGTGGCGCCGCCAGCGCGAGGCCGTCCAGGGCGCGTTCACGATGGAACAGATCGGCAGCTACGCCGGCGCCATGACCCGGTACGCCGACGAACTGGTCGCCGACTGGGACGACGGCCAGGCGGTCGTCCTGAACGAGGCCTTCTCAGAGCTCACCCTCCAGGTGCTCGCCCACTCGCTGTTCGACATCGAACTGGGCGCGGAGGCCGCGCTGGTCACCGAATTCGCGGAGACGCTGAACGCCCGCGGCTCGCTGGACGGCGTCTCGACGTTCCTCCCGATGTGGCTGCCCACCCCGGAGAATCGCCGCTACAAACGGGTCCTCTCCGAGTTCCGTGAGTTCGTCGAGCGCCTCATCGAGGAACGCCGCGGCCGGGCCGACGAGTACGACGATGTGCTCTCGACGCTGCTGACCGCCGAGGACGAGGCGGGCCGGACGATGTCGGACGTCGAACTCCGCGACCAGATGGCGACGTTCCTCTTCGCCGGCCACGAAACCACCTCGCTCGCGCTGACCTACGCCGTCCTCCAGGTCGCCCAGCACGGGGACGTTCGCGACCGCCTCGACGCGGAGTACGCGGACGTCCTCGGCGGCGACCGGCCGACCGTCGCCGACGTCCGGGCCCTCGACTACACCGAGCGGGTCGTCAAGGAGACCCTCCGGCTGTACCCGCCGGCGTTCATCACCTTCCGAGAGGCCCGCGAGGACGTCGAACTCGGCGGTTACCGAATTCCGGCGGGGACGAAGCTCACGCTGCCGCAGTTCTTCGTCCACACCGACGACCGGTGGTACGACGACCCCGAGGCGTTCGACCCGGACCGCTGGACCGACGGCTTCGAGGAGTCGCTGCCCGACTTCGCGTACTTCCCGTTCGGCGGCGGCCCGCGGCACTGCATCGGGATGCGCTTCGCGATGCTCGAGCTGCAGACCGTCCTCCCGACCGTCCTCCAGCGGGTAGAGTTCGACCTCCTGTCGGACCCCGACCCCGAACTCGACATGGCCATCACCCTCCACACCGAGGAGCCGGTTCGGGCGCGCGTCCGGACGCGCTGA
- a CDS encoding helix-turn-helix domain-containing protein — protein sequence MAAVDAVRDVELTPVDDESFYVYVTQAYTRSDETFFGAFAELRLVVVPPIRYGSDGHPELTVVGSEGSLTALVEALREWAGVSVDVRTVGTFDRRHGTVAGDLTDRQFEAVETATELGYYAAPREASLADVADALDVAEGTASELLRRAESRLMAGLVGAP from the coding sequence ATCGCGGCGGTCGACGCCGTCAGGGACGTCGAACTCACGCCGGTCGACGACGAGAGCTTCTACGTCTACGTCACCCAGGCGTACACGCGGTCGGACGAGACCTTCTTCGGCGCGTTCGCGGAGCTGCGGCTCGTCGTCGTCCCGCCCATCCGCTACGGTTCCGACGGCCACCCGGAACTGACGGTCGTCGGCAGCGAGGGCAGCCTCACGGCGCTGGTCGAGGCGCTCCGCGAGTGGGCCGGCGTCTCGGTCGACGTCCGCACCGTCGGGACGTTCGACCGCCGGCACGGTACGGTCGCCGGCGACCTCACCGACCGGCAGTTCGAGGCCGTCGAGACCGCTACCGAACTCGGCTACTACGCCGCACCCAGGGAGGCGTCGCTGGCGGACGTGGCCGACGCCCTTGACGTCGCCGAGGGGACCGCCTCCGAGTTGCTCCGCCGCGCCGAATCCCGGCTGATGGCCGGCCTGGTCGGCGCCCCGTGA
- a CDS encoding M24 family metallopeptidase produces the protein MTTELPSPEFDDRLAAVRDRIAEAGADAGVWFGATAIEYLSGFAHIQTERPVALAVTGDTVALVVPRLEVERAEAVDHVDCVDHYFDYPGGDPVETVAELLADLGVESVAADADGAPGVMGYQGPPLSEHVDVETQAWVDRMRWAKSDAEVDLIRESARWANLGHRYLADHTEVGAHPATVSQRASLEASRAMLDTLGDRYVERVRGDGPVHAGYISAEETALPHGHTPNQRLREGDVLVTGATANVDGYFSELERTMFVGEPTDEQVHYFELMLEAQTLAIEALGPGVELSYVDSEVREFFEEQGVADLAQHHVGHNIGLGAHEPPYIDAGWGDHCESEATNYGAADAVMEPGHVYTIEPGIYTEDAGYRHSDTIAVTEDGVEWLTYFPRDLESNTIR, from the coding sequence ATGACAACGGAGCTACCGTCCCCGGAGTTCGACGACCGCCTCGCCGCTGTCCGCGACCGCATCGCCGAGGCGGGCGCCGACGCGGGCGTCTGGTTCGGCGCCACCGCCATCGAGTACCTCTCCGGCTTCGCGCACATCCAGACCGAGCGGCCGGTCGCGCTGGCGGTCACCGGCGACACTGTCGCGCTCGTCGTCCCCCGTCTCGAGGTCGAGCGCGCCGAGGCCGTCGACCACGTCGACTGCGTCGACCACTACTTCGACTACCCGGGCGGCGACCCCGTCGAGACCGTCGCCGAGCTGCTCGCCGACCTCGGCGTCGAGTCGGTCGCCGCCGACGCCGACGGCGCCCCCGGCGTGATGGGCTACCAGGGGCCGCCGCTCTCCGAGCACGTCGACGTCGAGACGCAGGCCTGGGTCGACCGGATGCGCTGGGCGAAGAGCGACGCCGAGGTCGACCTGATCCGCGAGTCGGCCCGCTGGGCCAACCTCGGGCACCGCTACCTCGCAGACCACACCGAGGTCGGCGCCCACCCGGCGACGGTGAGCCAGCGCGCGTCGCTGGAGGCCTCCCGGGCGATGCTCGACACGCTCGGCGACCGGTACGTCGAGCGCGTCCGCGGCGACGGGCCCGTCCACGCCGGCTACATCAGCGCCGAGGAGACCGCCCTGCCGCACGGCCACACGCCGAACCAGCGGCTCCGCGAGGGCGACGTCCTCGTCACCGGCGCCACCGCGAACGTCGACGGCTACTTCTCGGAGCTCGAGCGCACCATGTTCGTCGGCGAGCCGACCGACGAGCAGGTCCACTACTTCGAGCTGATGCTGGAGGCCCAGACCCTCGCCATCGAGGCGCTCGGGCCGGGCGTCGAACTGTCGTACGTCGACAGCGAGGTCCGCGAGTTCTTCGAGGAGCAGGGGGTCGCCGACCTCGCTCAGCACCACGTCGGCCACAACATCGGCCTCGGGGCCCACGAGCCGCCGTACATCGACGCGGGGTGGGGCGACCACTGCGAGAGCGAGGCGACGAACTACGGTGCCGCGGACGCCGTAATGGAGCCCGGACACGTCTACACCATCGAACCGGGGATCTACACCGAGGACGCCGGCTACCGGCACTCCGATACCATCGCGGTCACCGAGGACGGCGTCGAGTGGCTCACGTACTTCCCCCGGGACCTGGAGTCGAACACGATCAGATAG
- a CDS encoding adenosylcobinamide amidohydrolase: MFEYDRTDDRLTLRSEGTRWLSNGFDGGYREADAAHNLTVPEGFDRTNLAAYADERLGDRAAGPTLLTGVSQRHARCARLGPVEVVATAGLSNPAALPMDVDARSAERGGAPPEVKGDEQVEGKPGFRPGTVNVFVGTTRALDDGGLAGLLATAVEAKAATLLHAADVPGTTSDAVVVGADPGGGFSRFAGSATAVGGAARACVRDAVLASLASRYEGEAGPPEFEAARYGVVTDESARVFEP, translated from the coding sequence ATGTTCGAGTACGACCGGACCGACGACCGCCTGACGCTCCGCAGCGAGGGGACGCGGTGGCTCTCGAACGGCTTCGACGGCGGGTACCGCGAGGCCGACGCGGCCCACAACCTCACCGTGCCCGAGGGGTTCGACCGCACCAACCTCGCCGCCTACGCCGACGAGCGCCTCGGCGACCGCGCCGCCGGCCCGACACTCCTCACGGGCGTCAGTCAGCGCCACGCGCGGTGCGCTCGGCTCGGTCCCGTCGAGGTCGTCGCCACCGCCGGGCTCTCGAACCCCGCCGCGCTGCCGATGGACGTCGATGCCCGGAGCGCCGAGAGAGGCGGCGCTCCACCCGAAGTGAAGGGCGACGAACAGGTCGAGGGGAAACCGGGGTTCCGCCCCGGGACGGTGAACGTCTTCGTGGGCACCACGCGAGCCCTCGACGACGGCGGCCTGGCCGGGTTGCTCGCGACCGCCGTCGAGGCCAAGGCAGCGACGCTGCTCCACGCCGCCGACGTCCCCGGGACGACCAGCGACGCGGTGGTCGTCGGAGCCGACCCCGGCGGCGGCTTCTCGCGGTTCGCCGGCAGCGCGACCGCGGTGGGCGGCGCCGCCCGCGCCTGCGTCCGGGACGCCGTCCTGGCGAGCCTGGCGTCGCGGTACGAGGGCGAGGCTGGACCGCCGGAGTTCGAGGCGGCCCGGTACGGCGTCGTGACCGACGAGTCCGCCCGCGTCTTCGAGCCGTAG